The Lolium perenne isolate Kyuss_39 chromosome 6, Kyuss_2.0, whole genome shotgun sequence genome segment agattcatataaggcaaGTTATTTTTCGGGCTTCGAAAAAGTTCGGgaattttccggtggaagaccgggaagtttctagaaggttccggaggggccaccagtgggcccacgaccctgggAAGGGCCACATGAGCCGAGGGGGTGCAGcccagccctaatgggccaggcgcaccacAACCTCAAGGCCCAtgccggccaacccctagggttttggggaaaccctaaaggGGGGAAGACTTGGGGGGTAAGTTTCCCCCCCTTCCCTCTTGGTGCGCCGGCcctagggcttggaggaggggccaaggcagccctggccgaccctccccctatataaagaggggagggggcaggggcgcAGCAAATCCCTTccctccaaccctagccgccacctctctccctcctctctcttcctacgcaggcttggcgaagccctgcatgaatttctcctccaccaccaccaccacgccatcgtgctgctgggattccgaggggatctactacctccgcttcccgctggaacggggagaggaaggacttcatcgacaccatacgcgtgaccgagtacggaagtgctgccgaattgcagcaccggaacgatcgtctacatcaaccacgagatctgatctcgttaaggctttggatcttcgagggttagtttctcatctatctcgttgctccgatcacatagattagatcttggttttTCCATAGATTGaatcttggttttattcgtctttgcggtataaattttttgttttctatgcaacgaacccaacACTCCTATCATCATGCAACGGTGACAAACTCATGCATTccccaacatatgtgtgcactcatatatcagtacaagagatcatcatagaagataacaaatacttATATGCAACCATCAATAAATTATCTCACAATTTTCAAGAACAAGTCACTACCCAAACAAAGACATAGAGGTACAATACATCATGAGAAAATGATAGATTGCCTCACACATCATGTTTTCCAAGAGATTACAAAGGGTAGATGAAGATGGTGCTGAGGGTGTTGATGCAGATGATGATGACCAcgccggggggggggggtggggggtgcAGTCCACCGGAGACGATTTCGACAATGTTCCCCCCTCTGatctccaccggcggcggcgTGCTGACTCTCTGTTTATGTGTTTTTGACCTCCGCCGCCGTCTCCCagaggaaaccctagggggtcaTATATATATGGGTTTTTAGGTCAAACAAAGTCCGTGGCCGCAAGATTGAGGCTGATCGGACGGTCGAGGGGGAAACTAGCCCTGGTGGTGCGCCTTAAGAGGGTGGGCGCGCCACTGGGCCTAGTTCCCAGCCCTTTGACCTCATGGTGTCCCACTTTGTTCGTCTCGAAAATTTCAAAGCGTGGCCCGTGACTGTGCCCTTTTTCGAGTCTCGTAACTCCTGGAAAGTCAAAAATACTAATAGAAGGTGTTTTCTGCCAGACAGAGTTAAAACCAAAAGAGAGGAGATTGTTTAGAAAATCCCTGAAAAcaatataaaacatgaaaatagcattatataagatgcaaatatgtggtaatatgttgcaataaactacaaagtttatgcatgcattttacatgcatcagttgCCCACCTTGACTGCAACATCGCCTTCTCTAGAAGTGGTTGCCGTGGACGGGGGGACACATCTCCCGTCGAGGAAACCGTACCATCCTTGGCCGGTGATGTTGGGGACTGCCTAGTTTGATGCCCTTTAGCGCAATCCACATGTGTACACTAGTTCcttggccacccaacacaaatATTGTTGGTATTAAGTGGATATTCAAAACCAAGTTTCGTCGTGATGGTTCAGTTCAAAAATACAAGGTTCGTCTGGTTGGTTGCAAGAGGCTTCACTCAATAGCATAGTATTAGTTATCACGACACCTTTAGCCTTGTGATAAAGCCTATCATCGTTCATCTTGTGCTATCCCTTACGGTCTCCCGTGGTTGGTGCCTTCCCCAAGTTGATGTTAGAAGTTCTTTTCTCCATGGTTTTCTCAACGAGGATGTCTGTATGCAGTTGCCTCCTGGTTTTTAGGATTCACACCATTTTCAGTATGTTTGCAAATTACATCGTGCTCTGTACAGTCTCAATCAGTCACCTCGTGCTCGTTATGCTTGATTGAGTGATAAAGTGCCTCAACTGCGTTTTGTTTCTAGCAAGTGTAACATCTCCTCGTACATCTTGGATCATGAAGGTGTCACAGTCTACATGCTTGTTTATGCTCGATTTAGGGGATCATTGCTAGCTCATCTGCATCTGCTATTGGGATATTATTGGGAGCATAAACGCTGACCTTCCCCGAAAGTACCAGGTAAACAAGGGCAAATAGTAGAGTAGCAAAGAAAACAGTGGCAAAAACTAAAATTCCCCACATAGGCCGTCTGATAACTGTGAACTCGAGCCATCATCCGATCATCGTGTCGACAAGAATTAACCTAGGTGCAAAAGTCCACTGCGAAACACACCGCAAGACGACATGAATTAAGCCAACGAAACGAAACGCTACGTAGAGCTACTTTCATCAAGTGGCTCTTTGCGCCATGCGCCCGGTCGTCCTCAGTCGTCCGCTGTCGGCGTCAGCGAACCCGTCatgcatcatcgtcgtcgtcgtcggagccaaCGGCGCCGCCGTCGCTGGAGGAGAGGCGCGAGAGCCGGCAGCTGCCGTGGAGGTGGCCGCTGACGCAGACCAAGTACTGGAGCCGGCTCTCGTGCGcgccgaggcggcggcgcgcgccgcgCGGCGCGGCCACGCTCCAGACGCTGGCGCCGCAGTAGGGGCACCGCACGGTTGGCTCCAGCGGGGTGCGGCCGTCCACCAGGCGGGCGCGCGTGCGGGACCCCACGAAACCGCGGAACACGCCCCGGTACGCGcccacgtcgtcgtcgtcgccgggcGCCGCGTGCTCGCAAGGGTCCGACACGTACAGGACGTCCCTGCCGCAGCGCCGCGGCAGGAAGCTCCGCCCGGACGTCTTGGAGAACCGGGACACGGGGGCGAAGTGGCCCGGCATGGCGCCGCCGCAGCAGAAGAGGAGCAGCTTCGCCAGCGCCGGCCACCCGCCGCCGACGCGCCCCGTCGCCGTGGTCGTGAGCGCCGCCACCATCAGCGGCGCCCGCGAGGCGCACAGGTCGCGCCACAGCACGCGCTCCGCGACGGCGCGGAGGCGGCGGCTGGCGCGCGCCACGGAGGAGAGCGTCCGGGGGTCCCAGTCGAGCGCGCGGAATACCAGCACCAGCACCTGCTCGTCCAGGAACCCCACGTTGACGCCGCGGATCCGGGCGCCTATGCAGCGCCCGCCGCTGTTCCAGTCGTCGGCGACGATGCctatgctgctgctgccgccgccgctgTCGGGGACGCGCAGGCGCCTCACCATTTTCAGCGTGCCCTCGCTCATGATTCCCTCCTCCCGTGCCAACCGTGCTGCCCGGAGGAGAGGCGGTCTGGCCGATCTCGATCCACTCGGCCGGCCGGTCCTGGTAGCGATGCGGTTTGATCAAAAGCCGCACCTTCCAAAGCTCCAAACCGCTAGTGACAAATATCTCCAACGGCAGTCGGTAAACCCACTCTTTTTAGCAAAGAGAGCTCTCTCTTTTTTCCCATTAATAGAAAGCGATATTTAGCTACAAGAAGGAAGTCGGCAACGGATGATTGCTCTTTCGTGCCTCCAACATCAATGCCATTCGTTCTTGGAATGGACTATTGACCACTTGCCCCTCTCACCACCAGTGATATTCTACTAGCACTACCACTTGTCTacttgtctttttttttttgttgcatGAAAGACCCCACTTTTTTTTATCAAGAATCTGGGCTGTGCACAGAAACCAAATCTCGTTTGCAGCTGACACCATTTTTGTTTTGTCTAATTTGCTGCAGCTAGCCCAAATTCTTTATTTAAGGCCATGACTAGTGTCTGACATGTGGCGATGGCCGCGACACCGGCACACCAGCGTAGAGTTATTTTTAAGTCCTAAATCATCTATTTGGTACACTTTAAAAATTTAGGCCCACATGTCAGGCACACTTTAAGGCTATAAATCCCCTATTTTGGGCTTGCTGCCATTGGTTAGACAAAGATTTGGGTCAGCTGCaaaagatatttgatttctatgtTCTGTGCATTAATGACACCAAACCTTGGTGTTATGTGCGATTTCTCTTGCAAAATTGGATAACTTCTGGCATACACATAAGCCAGGCTCGGCTGGTTAACACAAGGCATGACTGGCTCGGCTCCTTGATAGCTCGGGCTCGGCTGTCGGCTCCAGCTTGCAAAGTTTTGCCAAAAAGGACCACTTGCCCCACTGAATTGCCAGAAAAGACCACCTGTGAACGGAATTGCCAAAAAAGACAACCCTATACGTGGCGGCAAGACCCCAGGCGACACGTGGCGACATGCCGCCGTGTGCCGTGGCGGCAGGACCTGCCGCCGGCATGGGTGGCGGCACGTTACGCCGGCGCGACGCCGTCAGCCCGCTAGCGCGGGAAACGACATGGTGGTGGGACATGCCGGCACaccgtgtggaggcatgttgatgtGGCGGCGCACCTCGCGTGGCCGACGCGGGAAACGACGCGGTGGTGGGCCATGCCGCCACACCGTGTGGAGGCAGGCTGACGTGGCGGCGGGAAACGACGCGGTGGTGGGCCATGCCGCCACACCGTGTGGAGGCAGGCTAACGTGGCGGCGGGAAAAGGCGTGGTGGTGGGCCATGCCGCCACACCGTGTGGAGGCACGCCGACATGGCGAGCCTGCCGCCTGTGGCTCTGCGGCACCCTTCTGCCGCCTCCGTCCGTGGCGGCACGTGCCACGTGTCGGCTGGCACACACCACACATGGATGAATCAATGTTTGGAGAACATGAAAGATTATTTGACTTGGCAATAATGAGCTACATTAGTCGAAGGATGACCAAGACAATGATGACATTGATGGTGTGAAagcttgaccttagaagacccatgTCACTCATGAGGAGTGGCTCGACCGAAAGGAAGAGTGGATAAAGACTaccacaaatcctagtatgaagaATGATTTCCCCCGGTGACCTTGTCCTTGACAAAGAAAAAaatatttataaaacttgttaaagATATCGAAGATAAGATGGTAAATGGAAACCATTCTTTTGCTAATGCCATGAATTGTTTTTAAGTCAACGGCTTTCAGTGAACCAACTAAACGAGAATGACCAACATGCGTAATAGACAAACCTGCACTATTAAAAACTTGAACTTGGTGCTTCCCATGATAGGGCTCTTTAATTTGGACGCTCAGCCGATCCATGTTGTTGGTGAGATGGTCGGTTTCACCAGTGTCCATGTACCGTGATCATTGTGATGAGAGACGTTGAGTTGTCGAAGCCATGATCGTCGGCTGGTACACCTGGTTGAACCGTTTCTTGCGGTTTAGGACCTCATGACCACAAAACTTGTAGATTTGATAGCATGGTCAAAAATAGGAGTTACGGGTTCCTTTgctgccgccaccaccaccacattATCCACTACCACCACCATTTCCACTATCTCCATTGCAGTTGCCATAGTTGCCCTAttgaccgccaccgccaccaccttgCTGCCCACTATTTGGACAAGCACCGGAGTTGCCGCTATTGTTTATGTTGTTGAAGGAGAGGACACCACTGCGGCTGGCGTCGCTACACCGGGCAACAACGTTGGCCCAGGTAGAGTAATCATCAGCCTGGGATTTTTCTCCTGCATGGTGTAGAAGTCCGCTCAAGGATGTTGCAGTGGTGTTGAGGGCGGAGAGCGAGGCCTAGAGTGCCTCAAATTGAGAGTTGAGACTAACgacgatgtaactttttcccacgatcatttttATATATT includes the following:
- the LOC127305347 gene encoding EID1-like F-box protein 3, producing the protein MSEGTLKMVRRLRVPDSGGGSSSIGIVADDWNSGGRCIGARIRGVNVGFLDEQVLVLVFRALDWDPRTLSSVARASRRLRAVAERVLWRDLCASRAPLMVAALTTTATGRVGGGWPALAKLLLFCCGGAMPGHFAPVSRFSKTSGRSFLPRRCGRDVLYVSDPCEHAAPGDDDDVGAYRGVFRGFVGSRTRARLVDGRTPLEPTVRCPYCGASVWSVAAPRGARRRLGAHESRLQYLVCVSGHLHGSCRLSRLSSSDGGAVGSDDDDDDA